The genomic region ACAATGTAATATAAAGCCCGGACGGGCTTTTATTTATACTTAGGAGGGTGTGTTTCTGTGTCAGATATAATGAAATTTACAGCAATATTTGCATCTGCTACTATGGTAAGCAGATTTTTAGGATTATTTAGAGACATTTTGTTTGCTTATTATTTTGGAAGAAGTGGCCAATATGATGCGTACATAATTGCAATATTACTTCCATTTTTTCTCAGGCGTATTTTTGCTGAAGGTGCATTTTCTACAGTCTTTGTTCCACTATATACAAGAAAAAAAGGAAAAGATGCAGATATTTTTGCAAGCACGGCTATAAATTTTTTGTTGTTGATTACAATGGGATTATATATTATAGTTTTTTTATTTTCACCATATGTTGCTAAAATTCTTGGTAGCGGAATGAATAAAGAATATTTAAAACTTTCATCTGAACTTATGAAAATAACTTTTCCTTTTATTACATTTATTTCAATATGGTCAATATTCTCTGGCATCTTATATAATAAAAATAATTTTTTTGTTTCAGCTGTTTCGCCTGCGATTACAAATATTTTCACAATTTTAGGAATTATATTTTCATATATATTTTCAATAAAAATATATGGACCAACTATAGGATTTCTTATGGGTGGTTTTTTTCAGATGTTTCTTTTATTTATATATGTAAAAAAGAAAAAATATTTTCAATACCATTTTTCCTTAAAAAAGGAATATATAAATGAAATAATGGGGATGTTTATACCAGCATTTTTTGGAGTTGCTATATCTCACATTAATAGTATTGTCGATACAAATGTAGCAACATGGACCGGAGAAGGCGGTGTTGCAACAATCCAATATGCTTTAAGATTATATCAATTACCTTTAGCAATCTTTTCCGTTAGTATAGCAAATGTGATTTTGCCTAGATTATCAAAATTATCCTTTAATAATCAAAAAGAAAAATTTATTCAAGAATTTAAAGATGCTATTTTAATTTCATTATTTTTAACTATTCCTGCATCTGCTGGATTAATAATCTTAAGTAAAGAAGTTATTAGACTTATATATCAACATGGCAATTTTTTGGAAAAGGATACAATTATT from Marinitoga aeolica harbors:
- the murJ gene encoding murein biosynthesis integral membrane protein MurJ — protein: MSDIMKFTAIFASATMVSRFLGLFRDILFAYYFGRSGQYDAYIIAILLPFFLRRIFAEGAFSTVFVPLYTRKKGKDADIFASTAINFLLLITMGLYIIVFLFSPYVAKILGSGMNKEYLKLSSELMKITFPFITFISIWSIFSGILYNKNNFFVSAVSPAITNIFTILGIIFSYIFSIKIYGPTIGFLMGGFFQMFLLFIYVKKKKYFQYHFSLKKEYINEIMGMFIPAFFGVAISHINSIVDTNVATWTGEGGVATIQYALRLYQLPLAIFSVSIANVILPRLSKLSFNNQKEKFIQEFKDAILISLFLTIPASAGLIILSKEVIRLIYQHGNFLEKDTIITALTLITYSIGIIFYSIHGILVRNYYSRLNTKKPTRISFIMVLINIVLDIILAKYMGVAGIGLATSISGFIGMIILGWEFFSHFTKNDYIEIIKIIISTSGMLLGLYILKMLNSSNIYTIALVFAGVIIYLIFTLLFKVKYLQNIVNIVKSKRYKKY